Proteins co-encoded in one Pseudomonas beijingensis genomic window:
- a CDS encoding sigma-70 family RNA polymerase sigma factor: MRSDETLGTADLGLLYRTHHSWLHGWLIRRIGCRDNAADLAQDTFVRLLKSRQSSPLREPRAYLSSIARGLMIDQYRRRELERAYLESITLLPQHEVPSEESRLMILDALERIDRMLGMLKPRVRQAFLFARLDGLTCAQIAEKLGVSRATVERDLATALQHCYRLRYVEA, encoded by the coding sequence ATGCGTAGCGATGAAACACTAGGTACTGCAGATCTAGGGCTGCTCTATCGAACCCACCACTCGTGGTTACACGGCTGGCTAATCCGACGCATTGGATGTCGCGATAACGCAGCAGATTTGGCGCAGGACACCTTCGTACGTCTGCTCAAATCCCGTCAGTCCAGCCCCTTGCGCGAACCACGCGCCTATTTAAGCAGTATCGCCCGCGGACTGATGATTGATCAGTATCGTCGTCGCGAACTCGAACGTGCCTACTTGGAAAGCATCACGTTGCTGCCTCAACATGAGGTTCCCTCGGAAGAAAGCCGGCTGATGATTCTTGATGCGCTCGAGCGCATAGACCGCATGCTCGGTATGCTTAAACCAAGAGTTCGCCAGGCATTTTTATTTGCCCGACTCGACGGTCTAACCTGCGCGCAAATAGCCGAAAAGCTGGGTGTTTCCCGCGCGACGGTGGAACGCGACCTGGCCACGGCCCTGCAACACTGCTATCGCTTGCGTTATGTCGAGGCGTGA
- a CDS encoding SphA family protein has protein sequence MSTALAGETPIYGGPIGGTDIGAAYLPPQPGLYMGAGYIGVTSDDFRDVNGDKVPLDTGFDASAGVVGFNYVYDAKIFGGSVATSAQFGYGRRCIRFGERHCSSGAADIYSDLFFWSKYLGGGEAGNAGLAPLPYGLTIGGGLGITMPTGSYDKHEPVNTGGNTWIVSPNLAVSYLTGPKYSLGGDGTEFSARLFYSMPQKNHDTDFDAGTVVNLDWAITERYGNWQVGLAGQQAKQIDGDKLPNGLRTNDSKFSSGSVGPVVSVFLPSIGSQLKVKAAANYDAENTFSGYSLVMIMGWKVF, from the coding sequence ATGAGCACCGCACTGGCCGGCGAGACACCCATCTATGGTGGCCCGATTGGTGGGACCGACATCGGCGCCGCTTATCTGCCCCCACAGCCGGGGCTCTACATGGGCGCCGGTTACATCGGCGTGACCTCCGATGACTTCCGGGACGTCAACGGTGACAAGGTGCCGCTCGACACCGGTTTTGATGCGTCGGCCGGCGTGGTCGGGTTCAACTACGTCTACGACGCCAAGATATTCGGCGGCAGCGTCGCCACTTCGGCACAGTTCGGTTACGGTCGCCGCTGCATTCGTTTTGGCGAGCGCCATTGCAGTTCTGGCGCCGCCGATATCTATAGCGACCTGTTCTTCTGGAGCAAGTACTTGGGTGGAGGCGAGGCGGGCAATGCCGGACTTGCGCCGTTGCCTTACGGCCTGACCATCGGTGGTGGTCTTGGCATTACGATGCCCACTGGGAGTTATGACAAGCACGAGCCGGTCAATACCGGTGGCAACACCTGGATCGTTTCGCCGAACCTGGCCGTGAGCTACCTGACCGGTCCGAAATATTCGTTGGGGGGCGATGGAACCGAATTCAGTGCTCGGTTGTTCTACTCTATGCCGCAAAAAAACCATGACACCGATTTCGACGCCGGGACAGTGGTCAATCTGGACTGGGCGATTACCGAGCGTTATGGAAATTGGCAGGTCGGCCTTGCCGGACAGCAAGCCAAGCAGATTGACGGCGACAAGCTGCCCAATGGTCTGCGAACCAACGACAGCAAGTTTTCGTCAGGCTCGGTCGGCCCGGTGGTCAGCGTGTTTCTGCCGAGCATCGGTAGCCAGCTCAAGGTAAAAGCGGCGGCCAACTACGATGCAGAAAACACCTTCTCGGGTTACAGCCTAGTGATGATCATGGGTTGGAAAGTCTTCTGA
- a CDS encoding IS3 family transposase (programmed frameshift), translating to MDSGRRRSQRDYTLGFKLAVVDQVEKGELSYKEAQRRYGIQGRSTVLVWLRKHGRQDWSQGASIRAQRNRPMAEPNLPLTPEQRIKELEEKLALANQKAQFFEAVVDVLKNDYGVSVGKKAIRQVLSQGQIEGLSVTRACQFLGISRQAYYKRNRAYDAQASHAQKVLGFVLEARLEMPRLGTRKLHGLMQAEPELTQTVGRDRLFDILRDHRQLVPRKRAYHKTTDSHHRFRRHPNRLKPGPDQVTATGPEQVWVADITYLPTEQSVAYVSLVTDAFSRKIVGHHVHESLHTESVIRAMTKALRHRRTNQPLVHHSDRGSQYCSDLYQKLHAKHGVRCSMTDGYDCYQNALAERVNGILKTEFLLHRPKDLAQAKRMVEESIEIYNRKRPHLALKYKTPDAVHRAF from the exons ATGGATTCAGGAAGAAGGCGTAGTCAGCGTGATTACACGCTGGGCTTTAAATTGGCGGTTGTCGATCAGGTTGAAAAGGGCGAACTGAGTTATAAAGAGGCTCAACGGCGTTATGGGATTCAGGGCCGGTCGACTGTGTTGGTATGGTTACGCAAGCATGGGCGGCAGGACTGGAGCCAAGGCGCCTCCATTCGTGCCCAGAGGAACCGACCGATGGCCGAGCCAAATTTGCCGCTGACACCAGAGCAGCGAATCAAGGAGCTGGAAGAAAAGCTGGCCCTTGCCAACCAGAAAGCCCAATTTTTTGAAGCTGTCGTTGACGTGCTGAAAAACGATTACGGTGTTTCTGTCG GTAAAAAAGCGATCCGGCAAGTCCTCAGCCAAGGGCAAATCGAAGGCCTGAGTGTCACCAGGGCTTGCCAGTTTCTGGGCATCTCACGGCAGGCGTATTACAAGCGCAATCGAGCTTACGACGCGCAAGCTAGCCATGCGCAAAAGGTGCTGGGGTTTGTGCTGGAGGCACGCCTTGAAATGCCTCGGTTGGGCACCCGTAAGCTGCATGGGCTAATGCAAGCCGAACCTGAACTAACGCAAACGGTAGGCCGAGATCGATTGTTCGATATTCTGCGAGACCATCGACAACTGGTCCCACGCAAACGCGCTTATCACAAGACTACCGACAGTCATCATCGCTTCCGTCGACATCCGAATCGGCTCAAGCCCGGCCCTGACCAAGTCACTGCCACCGGCCCGGAACAGGTGTGGGTGGCGGATATAACCTATTTACCGACCGAGCAAAGCGTCGCTTACGTAAGTCTGGTCACTGATGCGTTCTCGCGCAAAATAGTCGGCCATCATGTGCATGAAAGCCTGCATACCGAGTCAGTCATCCGGGCGATGACGAAAGCTCTTCGACACCGAAGAACCAATCAGCCACTGGTACATCACTCCGATCGGGGCTCGCAATACTGCTCTGATCTCTACCAAAAGCTGCACGCCAAGCATGGCGTCAGGTGTTCGATGACGGATGGCTACGACTGCTACCAGAATGCCCTAGCGGAACGAGTGAATGGGATTCTGAAAACAGAATTTCTTTTACACCGTCCCAAAGACCTCGCCCAAGCCAAGCGCATGGTTGAGGAATCGATAGAAATCTATAACCGTAAGCGACCTCATTTGGCCCTGAAATACAAAACGCCCGATGCGGTGCATCGGGCGTTTTGA
- a CDS encoding helix-turn-helix domain-containing protein, giving the protein MSQLANAIAQDPITLDQGLFKYRDEVLWSLSNPARYLPSEAFDLLLRSIRLSAAVPGHANLTAPFGVDVRYGADTFVIYEAYRGQCVVSFDAPVEPMNFCQGDMLVLPFHTHHRIMAPDHTPCIDIRDLMAAQVEPHVTDSQGHPSLGLLLDQQVNYGGGGELFELRMVIMFVDKQTSGALINGLPGPMLLKGFADKHRSFLNAIHDELDVQRGSRSVTQPAAIRLAEALLTIALKEATSQPDTGPIYNGLADPAVARVISAVLKEPQKDWGLQDLVEVAHVCRSALNSRFMASVGMSPRHFVSHVRLARASEMLTETTLSIASITERSNYSSEAAFNRAFRKWCGLTPGAVRAAATSVSKLAPS; this is encoded by the coding sequence ATGTCTCAGCTAGCCAATGCTATTGCTCAGGACCCGATAACGCTTGATCAAGGACTCTTCAAGTACCGCGACGAGGTACTGTGGTCGCTTTCCAATCCGGCGCGTTACTTGCCTTCGGAAGCATTCGATCTTCTCCTTCGTTCCATTCGACTTTCTGCCGCCGTGCCGGGCCATGCCAACCTTACCGCTCCCTTTGGCGTGGATGTCCGTTACGGAGCGGATACCTTCGTGATCTACGAGGCCTACCGAGGCCAGTGCGTCGTTTCGTTCGATGCGCCGGTAGAGCCTATGAATTTCTGCCAGGGCGACATGTTGGTGCTGCCTTTTCATACGCATCATCGGATCATGGCGCCGGACCATACGCCTTGTATTGATATCCGTGATTTGATGGCCGCGCAAGTGGAGCCTCATGTAACGGATTCCCAAGGCCACCCTTCACTTGGCCTTTTGCTTGATCAACAGGTCAACTATGGCGGCGGCGGTGAGTTGTTCGAGCTGCGCATGGTCATTATGTTCGTCGACAAGCAAACCTCAGGCGCTTTGATCAACGGCCTGCCCGGGCCGATGTTGCTCAAGGGGTTCGCGGACAAGCATCGTTCATTTCTCAACGCTATCCATGACGAGCTGGATGTACAGCGCGGGAGTCGGTCCGTCACGCAACCCGCGGCAATCCGGCTAGCCGAGGCGTTGCTGACCATCGCTCTCAAGGAGGCCACTTCACAACCGGATACGGGGCCTATCTACAACGGACTGGCCGATCCCGCTGTCGCTCGGGTAATTTCGGCAGTGCTCAAGGAACCTCAAAAGGACTGGGGTCTACAGGATCTGGTCGAGGTCGCCCATGTTTGCCGCTCGGCGTTGAACAGCCGCTTCATGGCCTCGGTCGGTATGTCGCCGCGGCACTTCGTCTCCCATGTGCGCTTGGCTCGAGCCAGCGAGATGTTGACAGAGACTACGCTGAGCATTGCGTCAATCACTGAGCGATCCAACTACAGCTCGGAAGCCGCATTCAACCGTGCTTTTCGTAAATGGTGCGGTCTGACGCCAGGAGCGGTTAGGGCTGCTGCTACTTCTGTCTCAAAGTTAGCTCCCAGCTGA
- a CDS encoding FecR domain-containing protein, with product MSRREPQALNPAIVEQAIQWLVRLRFNQADEQTQRTFEHWLQQRPEHVLAWQRVETLGDEFAGVPAQLARQTLNGTNHGMPRRESLKLLGILATVSAAAWLGRDYTPVPAMLAQQRSSTGEQRRFQLDDGSLIQLNSDSAVDSDFDAQRRLIILRRGEIIVNVGPDQHSPRARPFWVQSRDGLMRAQSSRFLARELDDGTLVAAQEGSVTVFPGSGQTPASRSVQAGNHLLFTSSGARMFRDNGLDLWSWGDGVISARNMRLNDFIAELSRYRPGVLRCAEEVANRRVSGTFQLADNEQVLALIAQSLHLHIDYRTRYWVTVTAAT from the coding sequence ATGTCGAGGCGTGAGCCGCAGGCGCTCAATCCGGCCATTGTTGAGCAGGCAATCCAATGGCTGGTGCGCCTTCGCTTCAATCAAGCCGATGAACAAACACAGCGCACTTTTGAGCACTGGCTGCAGCAGCGCCCGGAGCATGTGTTGGCGTGGCAGCGTGTAGAAACGCTTGGGGATGAATTCGCAGGCGTGCCAGCTCAACTGGCCCGACAAACCCTTAATGGTACCAATCACGGAATGCCGCGGCGGGAAAGCCTGAAGCTACTGGGCATATTGGCGACTGTTAGCGCTGCAGCCTGGCTCGGCCGGGACTATACACCCGTACCCGCCATGCTTGCGCAGCAGCGCAGCAGTACCGGCGAGCAACGACGCTTCCAACTCGATGATGGCAGCCTTATCCAGCTCAATAGCGATAGCGCCGTCGACAGCGATTTCGACGCCCAGCGACGCCTGATAATCCTGCGACGTGGGGAAATCATCGTGAATGTCGGCCCGGATCAACACTCGCCTCGAGCACGACCGTTCTGGGTGCAATCACGTGACGGGCTCATGCGCGCCCAGAGTTCCCGCTTTCTGGCACGCGAGCTTGACGATGGCACTCTGGTCGCGGCTCAGGAAGGATCAGTCACGGTTTTCCCCGGCTCCGGTCAAACTCCTGCGAGCCGCAGCGTCCAGGCAGGAAATCACCTGCTGTTCACATCAAGTGGCGCCCGAATGTTCAGGGACAACGGCCTTGATCTATGGAGCTGGGGTGACGGGGTGATCAGTGCGCGCAATATGCGCCTCAATGATTTCATCGCGGAGTTGTCGCGTTATCGCCCCGGGGTACTGCGCTGCGCCGAAGAGGTCGCTAATCGTCGCGTTTCCGGCACCTTCCAGCTCGCCGACAACGAGCAGGTCCTGGCATTGATCGCGCAGTCACTGCACTTGCACATTGATTATCGGACCCGTTATTGGGTGACCGTGACCGCTGCCACCTGA
- a CDS encoding amidohydrolase family protein, whose product MMSSKTLVDAWIDVHAHFSPPRSVEQRSAMWQALQQDHWSGEQPPDWSLDDRLAYMDKVGISMQMLSLVPTSHAALEASNRYGAEWVARHPARFGLLAGLPTDDTEAALRELARAEALDADGFAVYCQYNGVFLSDPRLESLWAALDERAAVVFVHPDHAVPGQFSRPGVLLEVAYQTASVITDMLYAGMFRRYPSIRFILAHCGGALPALSGRLILLGNESWVPNPQRISQQEMREQLAALYLDTAMTGSQQSLSAGLAMTCAEHLVYGSDCGAPCTTEHTAIANIQQLLAFSGLRREQIEQIGRNALALFPKAAMRIQDAQ is encoded by the coding sequence ATGATGAGCAGTAAAACCTTGGTCGACGCGTGGATCGATGTCCATGCGCACTTCAGTCCGCCGCGCTCGGTCGAGCAACGTTCGGCGATGTGGCAGGCCCTGCAACAGGATCACTGGTCGGGCGAGCAGCCACCGGACTGGTCGTTGGACGACCGTCTTGCCTACATGGACAAGGTCGGCATCAGCATGCAGATGCTCAGCTTGGTGCCGACCAGCCACGCGGCGCTGGAAGCGAGCAACCGCTACGGCGCTGAATGGGTAGCCCGACACCCGGCCCGTTTCGGCCTGCTGGCTGGCCTACCCACCGACGATACCGAAGCCGCTCTGCGGGAACTGGCACGGGCCGAAGCATTGGATGCCGATGGGTTTGCGGTGTATTGCCAGTACAACGGCGTATTTCTCTCCGATCCACGCCTGGAATCGCTTTGGGCCGCGCTCGATGAGCGCGCAGCGGTGGTGTTCGTACACCCTGACCACGCCGTGCCGGGGCAGTTCTCCCGACCCGGCGTATTGCTGGAGGTTGCCTATCAGACCGCCAGTGTTATCACTGACATGCTCTATGCCGGGATGTTCAGGCGCTACCCGTCGATCCGCTTCATCCTCGCCCATTGTGGTGGTGCGCTGCCGGCGTTGTCGGGACGCTTGATTCTGCTCGGCAATGAGTCCTGGGTGCCCAACCCGCAACGCATATCCCAGCAGGAGATGCGCGAGCAACTGGCGGCGCTTTATCTGGACACCGCGATGACCGGATCGCAGCAGAGCCTGTCGGCGGGTCTTGCGATGACATGCGCCGAACACCTGGTGTACGGCTCGGATTGCGGGGCGCCCTGTACGACCGAGCACACGGCCATCGCCAATATCCAGCAGTTGCTGGCGTTCAGTGGACTACGGCGCGAGCAAATCGAGCAGATCGGCCGCAATGCCCTGGCGTTGTTCCCAAAAGCCGCAATGAGGATTCAAGACGCGCAATAA
- a CDS encoding TonB-dependent siderophore receptor produces MSSSPVSQRHPLNRALHGAILGLIVSSYTLPSLAQTSSADHSNQVKQWNIAAGPLAPALDRFAREAGISLSFDASSVVNRTTAGVNGTLDTSAALSSLLLGSELQIEQQGPNAYLLFPQPKPVGPLELDATNVEDYRLAPLIINAKVRVSADDDANSVVAKELWVGGKVATSILNTPASVSVVTNKEMEQRSVSTTEEALQYTPGVVSDFYGTDDRNDYFQIRGFQATTYRDGLTLSSMRGVREDPFAYERIEILRGANSTLFGPADPGGSVNFVTKQPRFEQFGQGYVTYGSFDHVETGIDVGDALNDEKTLAGRFTAKGQNSDREYDHSQEDNRLVMGGLTWAPTDYTSATVILDYLKTESSPNSGGYPLDKEYDRSKFYGEPSYNFHDVERTSLSGNVTHDFDNGFVLRSNLRYSKLTDDFGYVYISDSAARVGTTVDRYLFGTDSEADQFNGNLMLQYDARFENIDSSSLVGVEYLDSTTKESSVYALTTPIDIANPVFTGVPRSIMPYAVNKRDATTKAVFLQQNLSFYERFIVTAGMRNDSMDLTSKGLQSTEKDNFSETSYRGALTYIVNDEVSTYVSMVESVSPPQVGVTPQTGRQYEVGVKYSPMGMDALFSAAVYDLTQENVTIAVVLPSGIIEQQTVGESRARGLDLEAKAQVTRNLSLIGGYSYMESEVLRGSLYDGSSLKGNEFTTAPKHSASLWSYYDVPGTDVSVGLGARYVGSYYFDAANSGKSDGTTLFDAAFNYEIAKGTDLAVNVSNLLDEQHVVGSGTANFYNPGREITAKVSYSW; encoded by the coding sequence ATGAGTTCGTCCCCTGTTTCACAGCGCCATCCATTAAATCGTGCCTTGCACGGTGCGATTTTGGGTTTGATCGTAAGCAGCTACACATTGCCATCGCTGGCGCAAACGTCGAGCGCTGACCACAGCAATCAAGTGAAACAGTGGAACATCGCTGCCGGCCCACTGGCACCGGCGCTTGACCGCTTTGCGCGCGAGGCTGGCATCAGTCTTTCCTTCGACGCATCGAGTGTAGTGAACCGCACCACTGCTGGCGTGAATGGCACGCTCGATACGTCGGCAGCGCTGTCATCGTTGCTGCTGGGGAGCGAATTGCAAATCGAACAGCAAGGTCCGAATGCCTATCTACTGTTCCCTCAACCAAAGCCCGTCGGCCCGCTGGAGCTCGACGCAACGAACGTCGAGGACTACCGCCTTGCCCCCCTCATCATCAACGCCAAAGTCAGGGTCAGTGCCGACGACGACGCCAACTCGGTGGTCGCCAAGGAGCTCTGGGTTGGCGGCAAGGTGGCAACCAGCATTCTCAATACACCGGCCTCGGTGTCGGTTGTTACCAACAAGGAAATGGAGCAACGCAGCGTCAGTACCACGGAAGAGGCGCTGCAATACACGCCGGGCGTGGTCAGTGACTTCTATGGTACGGATGACCGCAACGACTATTTCCAGATCCGGGGCTTCCAGGCTACTACCTACCGTGACGGCTTGACCCTGAGTTCGATGCGCGGCGTACGCGAAGATCCATTCGCCTATGAACGCATAGAGATTCTGCGTGGCGCCAACTCCACGCTGTTTGGCCCAGCGGACCCGGGCGGTTCGGTGAATTTCGTGACCAAACAGCCGCGCTTCGAGCAGTTTGGCCAAGGCTATGTGACCTACGGTTCGTTTGACCATGTCGAGACAGGCATCGATGTGGGGGATGCGCTGAACGACGAGAAAACCTTGGCTGGCCGCTTTACTGCCAAAGGACAAAACAGCGACCGCGAGTACGATCACTCACAGGAGGACAACCGGTTGGTGATGGGTGGCCTCACCTGGGCACCCACGGATTACACGTCAGCCACCGTGATTCTGGACTATCTGAAAACTGAAAGTTCGCCCAACAGTGGCGGCTATCCGCTGGACAAGGAATACGACCGCAGCAAGTTTTATGGTGAGCCCAGCTACAACTTTCACGATGTAGAGCGCACCAGCCTCAGCGGTAACGTCACCCATGACTTCGACAACGGCTTCGTACTGCGCAGCAATCTGCGTTACAGCAAATTGACCGATGATTTTGGCTACGTTTACATCAGCGACAGCGCCGCACGTGTCGGTACTACCGTTGACCGGTATCTGTTTGGAACGGACAGTGAGGCCGACCAGTTCAACGGCAATCTGATGCTGCAATACGATGCCCGCTTCGAGAACATCGACAGCAGCAGCCTGGTGGGCGTGGAGTACCTCGATTCGACCACCAAGGAAAGCTCGGTCTACGCCCTGACGACCCCGATTGACATTGCAAATCCCGTGTTTACTGGCGTTCCACGCTCAATCATGCCGTATGCCGTCAACAAGCGAGACGCGACCACCAAGGCCGTGTTCCTTCAGCAGAACCTATCGTTCTACGAGCGTTTCATCGTCACCGCGGGTATGCGCAACGACTCGATGGACCTTACCAGCAAAGGCTTGCAATCCACTGAGAAAGACAACTTCTCCGAAACCTCCTACCGAGGTGCGTTGACCTATATCGTCAACGATGAGGTGTCCACCTATGTGAGCATGGTGGAATCCGTCTCGCCGCCTCAGGTTGGCGTAACACCGCAGACAGGCAGGCAGTACGAAGTGGGCGTGAAGTATTCGCCGATGGGGATGGACGCACTGTTCTCCGCAGCCGTTTATGACTTGACCCAGGAAAACGTCACCATCGCCGTGGTGCTGCCGAGCGGCATCATTGAGCAACAGACGGTGGGCGAATCGCGGGCGCGTGGCCTCGACCTGGAGGCCAAGGCGCAGGTGACGCGGAACCTCAGCCTGATTGGTGGCTACTCCTATATGGAGTCCGAGGTACTACGCGGTTCGTTGTACGACGGCAGCTCCCTGAAGGGTAATGAGTTCACCACGGCACCCAAGCATTCCGCTTCGCTCTGGAGTTATTACGACGTGCCTGGCACTGATGTCAGCGTTGGCTTGGGTGCGCGCTACGTCGGCTCTTATTACTTCGATGCAGCCAACTCCGGCAAAAGCGATGGCACCACGCTGTTCGACGCCGCCTTCAACTACGAGATCGCCAAGGGCACCGACCTTGCGGTGAACGTCAGCAACCTGCTGGATGAGCAGCACGTGGTCGGTTCCGGCACAGCGAACTTCTACAACCCAGGTCGCGAGATTACCGCCAAAGTGAGTTACAGCTGGTAA